In the Mya arenaria isolate MELC-2E11 chromosome 11, ASM2691426v1 genome, one interval contains:
- the LOC128209968 gene encoding uncharacterized protein LOC128209968: MELCFDSLDCAPCPPVFIEGAYEILVATATAANFTAYEVDVIRAKCDIDIPTTTTTTMPTTTTTETSTVPPTTATSTESTSEYTSPTLTTTSSTEWPFTSYNSTDADVDNTTYISTTVFQGTPSSNTHIPTTLFSMYVTPINGTSDNATSGNVSTDEAAGGVQTQGRFELCNDVCVMGVVTGALCLAVIMCAVLAIALKRGVVTRKRSRERGRSRRRFPDVQNTKLYDSVDVDESMSSKRSSGSSFIRRSTDFSRLPVMFDNPAYRRSIELRPVSPHCNWYDPDAANYEYSITNANLVTRKPTSPKGRSLSTSRIFDKRLSGNPNDLKSSRASLREYVPKILKPDSSDNEISNYIPKSAKVNIQNGVIPNSKQPRSSSQRSLPRTPMEDHPVNFNADPRSTFRQTYRSKSFDPDFNLQTERPDINYYTLNNRRSTTKHINRDINHDSPGGKDKNLKTRSQRDKEHSGYVQQIPRSYSVARSSQLPSSPVSATPQAYTDREIVSSNLHREPFVVLTRAPNGNIARAYTSPRKPPRDRSPSVEDRRTNQFAMSYRPAHRDDVFMFQTKL; encoded by the exons ATGGAGCTGTGTTTTGACTCCCTGGACTGTGCGCCGTGTCCGCCAGTCTTCATCGAGGGCGCGTACGAAATCCTGGTCGCCACCGCCACTGCCGCCAACTTCACAGCCTACGAGGTTGACGTCATCCGTGCTAAGTGTGACATCGATATTCcaacaacaacgacgacgacgatgccaacaacaacaacaactgaaaCTTCCACAGTTCCACCAACAACGGCGACTTCAACAGAGTCTACATCAGAATATACGTCACCAACTCTTACCACTACTAGCAGCACCGAATGGCCGTTCACCTCTTACAACAGTACGGATGCCGATGTAGATAACACCACATACATTTCCACCACAGTATTTCAAGGAACACCCTCCTCAAACACACACATTCCGACAACATTGTTCTCAATGTACGTCACGCCTATAAACGGGACGTCGGATAACGCGACGTCAGGGAACGTCAGTACGGACGAAGCTGCAGGTGGTGTGCAGACCCAAGGGCGTTTTGAGCTTTGTAATGATGTGTGTGTGATGGGGGTGGTGACGGGAGCGCTTTGTTTGGCTGTCATCATGTGTGCCGTACTCGCTAT CGCTCTGAAGCGAGGCGTGGTTACCCGGAAGCGGAGTCGTGAACGAGGCAGGAGTCGTCGGCGCTTTCCCGACGTGCAAAACACGAAGTTGTATGATAGTGTGGACGTTGAC GAATCGATGTCCAGCAAGCGAAGCAGTGGTTCTTCCTTTATTCGGAGATCCACGGATTTCTCCCGACTTCCGGTCATGTTCGACAACCCGGCCTACCGCCGCTCGATTGAGCTTCGCCCCGTTAGTCCACACTGCAACTGGTACGACCCGGATGCGGCCAACTACGAGTACTCCATCACGAACGCTAACCTAGTGACGAGGAAGCCCACTAGCCCCAAAGGGAGGTCACTCTCTACCTCCCGCATCTTTGACAAAAGACTGAGTGGCAATCCGAATGATCTAAAATCATCCAGAGCTTCACTTCGTGAGTATGTGCCCAAGATTCTGAAACCTGACAGCAGTGATAATGAGATTTCAAATTATATACCTAAAAGTGCAAAAGTGAACATTCAGAATGGGGTTATTCCGAATAGCAAACAGCCTCGATCAAGTAGCCAGCGCTCACTCCCTAGGACGCCAATGGAGGACCATCCGGTCAATTTCAACGCGGACCCTCGGTCCACATTCAGACAAACATACAGGTCGAAGTCATTTGACCCTGACTTTAACTTACAGACAGAACGACCAGATATAAACTACTACACACTTAACAATCGCAGGTCGACAACGAAGCACATAAATAGAGACATAAACCATGATAGTCCCGGAGGTAAGGACAAAAACTTGAAAACGAGGTCACAACGAGATAAAGAGCACTCTGGTTATGTTCAACAGATACCCCGGAGTTATAGTGTAGCGAGATCTAGCCAGCTTCCGAGCAGCCCGGTCAGTGCGACTCCCCAGGCCTACACTGACCGGGAGATCGTCAGCTCTAATCTGCATCGGGAGCCATTTGTGGTACTCACACGAGCACCCAACGGAAATATTGCACGTGCATATACGTCACCTAGAAAACCACCACGTGATCGCAGTCCGAGTGTGGAGGACAGACGGACAAACCAATTCGCCATGTCATACAGGCCCGCTCACAGAGACGATGTGTTCATGTTTCAGACAAAGTTATGA
- the LOC128207759 gene encoding mucin-4-like, producing the protein MERTVTLTKYYAHHLTPFAPLSHGTSRHTFRPYPSPISHHFTSFAPLSHIISSQAFQPLSHNAIRPFPLSHITSPHAIRPFPSPISHLLTPFAPFPSPISHHLTPFAPSPLPYHISSRHSPLPLSHITSPHAICPFPSPISHHLTPFAPSPLPYHISSRHSPLPLSHITSRHAICPFPSSISHLLTPFAHSPLQYHITSRHLLFPLFHITSPHAICPFPSSISHLVTPFTPSPFPYHISSRHLPLPLFHITSRHAIRPFPSPISHHLTLFAPSPLPYHILSRHSPLPLSHITSPHAICSFPSSISHLVTPFAPSPLPYHISSRHLPLPLSHITSPHAICPFPSSISHLLTPFAPSPLPYHITSRHLPLPLFHITSTHAICPFPSPTSHHLTPFAPSPLPYHISSRHSPLPLSHITSPHVICPFPSSISHLLTPFAPSPLPHHITSRHLPIPLFHITSPQVICPFPSSTSHHLTPFAPSPLPYHITSRHLPLPFFHITSPHAIRPFRSPISHPVMPFAPSPLPYHISSRHSPLPFSSITSPHAICSFPSSISHHLTPFAPSPLPYHISSFHSPLPVSHITSPHAICPFPSSISHLVTPFAPFPLPYHITSRHLPLPLSHITSCYAIRPFPIPISHHLTPFAPSPLPYHISSRHSPLPLSHITSPHAICPFPSPISHHLTPFAPSPLPYHIPSRHSPLPLSHITSPQAICPFPSSISHLVTPFAPSPLPYHITSRHLPIHLSHFTSCHAIRPFPSPISHHLTPFAPSPLPYHISSRHSPLPLSHITSPHAICPFPSPISHHLTPFAPSPLPYHITSRHLPLPLSHITSPHAICPFPSPISHHLTPFAPSPLPYHISSRHLPLPLSHITSPHAICPFPSSISHLVTPFAPSPLPYHISSRHLPLSLTYHITESVVRKALSLDLVYEKEIWLMQADRKTFTYNL; encoded by the exons ATGGAACGCACCGTTACTTTAACTAAGTACTACG CACATCACCTCACGCCTTTCGCCCCCCTCTCCCATGGCACATCACGTCACACCTTTCGCCCTTACCCCTCTCCCATATCGCATCACTTCACGTCATTCGCCCCTCTCTCCCATATCATATCATCTCAAGCCTTTCAACCCCTCTCCCATAACGCCATTCGCCCCTTCCCCCTCTCCCATATCACATCACCTCACGCCATTCGCCCCTTCCCCTCTCCCATATCACATCTCCTCACGCCATTTGCCCCCTTCCCCTCTCCCATATCACATCACCTCACACCATTTGCTCCTTCCCCTCTTCCATATCACATCTCGTCACGCCATTCGCCCCTTCCCCTTTCCCATATCACATCTCCTCACGCCATTTGCCCCTTCCCCTCTCCCATATCACATCACCTCACGCCATTTGCCCCTTCCCCTCTTCCATATCACATCTCCTCACGCCATTCGCCCCTTCCGCTCTCCCATATCACATCCCGTCATGCCATTTGCCCCTTCCCCTCTTCCATATCACATCTCCTCACGCCATTCGCCCATTCCCCTCTCCAGTATCACATCACCTCACGCCATTTGCTCTTTCCCCTCTTCCATATCACATCACCCCACGCCATTTGCCCCTTCCCCTCTTCCATATCACATCTCGTCACGCCATTCACCCCTTCCCCATTCCCATATCACATCTCCTCACGTCATTTGCCCCTTCCCCTCTTCCATATCACATCTCGTCACGCCATTCGCCCCTTCCCCTCTCCCATATCACATCACCTCACGTTATTTGCCCCTTCCCCTCTCCCATATCACATCTTGTCACGCCATTCGCCCCTTCCCCTCTCCCATATCACATCACCTCACGCCATTTGCTCCTTCCCCTCTTCCATATCACATCTCGTCACGCCATTCGCCCCTTCCCCTCTCCCATATCACATTTCCTCACGCCATTTGCCCCTTCCCCTCTCCCATATCACATCACCTCACGCCATTTGCCCCTTCCCCTCTTCCATATCACATCTCCTCACGCCATTCGCCCCTTCCCCTCTCCCATACCACATCACCTCACGCCATTTGCCCCTTCCCCTCTTCCATATCACATCTACTCACGCCATTTGCCCCTTCCCCTCTCCCACATCACATCACCTCACGCCATTTGCCCCCTCCCCTCTTCCATATCACATCTCCTCACGCCATTCGCCCCTTCCCCTCTCCCATATAACATCACCTCACGTCATTTGCCCCTTCCCCTCTTCCATATCACATCTCCTCACGCCATTCGCCCCTTCCCCTCTCCCACATCACATCACCTCACGCCATTTGCCCATTCCCCTCTTCCATATCACATCACCTCAAGTCATTTGCCCTTTCCCCTCTTCCACATCACATCACCTCACGCCATTTGCCCCTTCCCCTCTTCCATATCACATCACCTCACGTCATTTGCCCCTTCCCTTCTTCCATATCACATCTCCTCACGCCATTCGCCCCTTCCGCTCTCCCATATCACATCCCGTCATGCCATTTGCCCCTTCCCCTCTTCCATATCACATCTCCTCACGCCATTCACCCCTTCCCTTCTCCAGTATCACATCACCTCACGCCATTTGCTCCTTCCCCTCTTCCATATCACATCACCTCACGCCATTTGCTCCTTCCCCTCTTCCATATCACATCTCGTCATTCCATTCGCCCCTTCCTGTCTCTCATATCACATCTCCTCACGCCATTTGCCCCTTTCCCTCTTCCATATCACATCTCGTCACGCCATTCGCCCCTTTCCCTCTCCCATATCACATCACCTCACGCCATTTGCCCCTTCCCCTCTCCCATATCACATCTTGTTACGCCATTCGCCCCTTCCCCATTCCCATATCACATCACCTCACGCCATTTGCTCCTTCCCCTCTTCCATATCACATCTCGTCACGCCATTCGCCCCTTCCCCTCTCCCATATCACATCTCCTCACGCCATTTGCCCCTTCCCCTCTCCCATATCACATCACCTCACGCCATTTGCCCCTTCCCCTCTTCCATATCACATCCCGTCACGCCATTCGCCCCTCCCCCTGTCCCATATCACATCTCCTCAAGCCATTTGCCCCTTCCCCTCTTCCATATCACATCTCGTCACGCCATTCGCCCCTTCCCCTCTCCCATATCACATCACCTCACGCCATTTGCCCATTCACCTCTCCCATTTCACATCTTGTCACGCCATTCGCCCCTTCCCCTCTCCCATATCACATCACCTCACGCCATTTGCTCCTTCCCCTCTTCCATATCACATCTCGTCACGCCATTCGCCCCTTCCCCTCTCCCATATCACATCTCCTCACGCCATTTGCCCCTTCCCCTCTCCCATATCACATCACCTCACGCCATTTGCCCCTTCCCCTCTCCCATATCACATCACCTCACGCCATTTGCCCCTTCCCCTCTCCCATATCACATCTCCTCACGCCATTTGCCCCTTCCCTTCTCCCATATCACATCACCTCACGCCATTCGCCCCTTCCCCTCTCCCATATCACATCTCCTCACGCCATTTGCCCCTTCCCCTCTCCCATATCACATCACCTCACGCCATTTGCCCCTTCCCCTCTTCCATATCACATCTCGTCACGCCATTCGCCCCTTCCCCTCTCCCATATCACATATCCTCACGCCATTTGCCCCTTTCTCTCACATATCATATCACCG AATCTGTAGTACGCAAAGCATTATCGCTCGATCTGGTGTACGAGAAAGAGATCTGGCTGATGCAAGCCGATAGGAAAACTTTTACATACAATTTGTAG